The DNA window GGTGTACTGGGCGCTAAAAAGTACCGACAACATCTAAACCTCGCGTAGGGAATTGCGGCAATGATGGCGTCGACGAGTCGCTGGCCTACGGGGTTGGCGTAGTGGCTCAGCTTTAATAGCGTACCGTACTCTCCCGTGGGAGCCTGCTCGGCGGAAGCCTGTAAAACTTGATTGGATTCGGTTAGTAAAATGACTGGCGAAATAGCATCGACGGAATAGTTTGCGAACGGACCATTGACTGGCTTCTAGTCGATTGGCTGCGTAGAGTAGGAACTCTAATGCTGAGTAAGCGGTTTACTAACCGAGAAAAAAAGTTTGGTATTTAGAAAAGGACAGCCGTTTTGCGACTGTCCTTTTTTTATCGGATCGGCCGGGTGGAGCGATTTACAGTCAGTGATACCAGGCTACTTTATGGGTGTGCCAGATGTATATAAACCTGTGTTTGGTAGGTAAGAAGCGAGGATAGATTGGTCATAAAGGAAAAATGCCCTCTTACACACTGGTAGAAGGCATTTTTGACCCGTATTATGAATACAACCTGAATTGAAAAATCCTGTTTTCAACAGTAATAACACTACTGAATCCGGACCAAAATTGTTGAATAAAAAGAAATAATTCAACTATTCGGATAAAAAATAACGTAAATAAAATGATTGTGCCCATGTGGTTACTCAACGATCAGCTTCACCCGTGGGCTTTTCGTGCGGCTGCGCAGCCAGTTTTCAATACGCTGTTTTTCGGCCGTGGAATGAGGGCGGCTAAACCGGGCATAGACCAGTAGCAGGGTATCTGGGCGGGCGCTGGTAGCCGTCATGAGCAGGGCGCGGGACGCCGTAAATGTCCGAATGTCAGGCATTAACGTTTTGAGTTCGTCGCGCAGATCGGCAACCGGTAACCGCGACAGGTTGGTGCGCTCGATCTGTCGGCGCAGCGAGTCGATGGTCTGGTCTTTACGGGCAATCGACGCCTGACTGTACTGAATAACCTGATCGGTAATGGTCGACGTAATGGCGTCGACATCGACGTTAGCGTCTTTAAAATTGCCCTGTTTCACCACCAGATTTGTGTTGTTGAGGTCGTAACGTGGCATCGACGCCTTCAACTTTGCCAGCGAATCGGCGGGGAGCGACTCGCCGACGAGGGTTAGTTCGAGGGTTGGCAGTTTGCGGTTGAACCGAGCCTTGTAGCCGATTAGCTGCCGGGACTGCGAGTTGATTTCCGCATCGACAAAGCGTTTAGCGTTCTGCTCGAAAATCGTTTTCCGAACAAGCTGATAGCCGAGGTACGTACTTGGTACGATGGCGACGACGACGGCCGCCCAGATCGTCGTTCGGACGCGTCGTTCGACCTGCGCCGAGGGGTAGGGCTTCTGCTGGTAGCCCAAAAATCGTACGATCAGAAATGTGCTCAGGCTGATACAAACGCTGTTGATGAGAAACAGATAAAATGCCCCGGCGAAATAGATCAGGTTGCCGGTTGCGACGCCGTAGCCCGCTGTGCAGAGAGGAGGCATCAGGGCCGTGGCGATGGCAACACCCGGCACGACGTTGCTGATTTTTTCCCGGCGCGAACCGGCCACGATCCCCGCCAGACCGCCGAAAAACGCGATAAACGTATCCCAGACGGACGGTGAGGTGCGGGCCAGCAGCTCTGACTGGGCAACGTGCAGCGGGCTGACCAGGAAATACAGCGTCGACGTGATCAGGCTGAACAGCACGGCGATAGCCAGGTTTTTCATAGCCCGCAGGATCATGTCGAGGTCGTTGATGCCAACGCCCAGCCCGATGCCCATGATCGGCCCCATCAGCGGGGAAATCAGCATGGCTCCGATGATGACGGCCGTGGAATTAACGTTCAGGCCGATGGATGCGATGAAAATAGCGAAGATCAGCGTCCAGAGATTAATCCCCCGAAACTCGATACCCCGGCTGATCGACTGGATGATAGCGGCCTCGTCGTCCTTGTCTTCGTCGAGACTAAACCGGTCGTGTAGAAACCGGCGGAAAGCAAACCACAGGCCTGGTGGAGCAGGGGATGTGGTCGAGTGTTTGTCGGCTGGTGTCATAGTCAGAGGGGAAAACAATCTGGGAAAAATTAAACTTATCATATTGACCCGTTAGTATCTAACGGGTGCTTTTGCCCCTCTGTTATGGCTTTTTTTGATCTGTTTACTATTCTCCTCGTCATAGCCGCTGCGTTTGCCTACCTCAACACCCGTCTGCTGAAACTCCCCGGCGCTATTGGGGTAATGGCCGTTTCGCTGGCTTTTTCGGCCTTGCTGCTGGTATTCAATTCGCTGATTCCCGACGCCTTCGCGACAATACGGGAAGCAATCGCCGGTATCGACTTCTACAAACTTCTGTTCAATGTGATGCTGAGCCTGCTGCTGTTTGCCGGGGCATTCCATACCGATGCATCGAAACTGCGGGTCGAACGGCGGTCGGTCATGTTGTTTGCGTTTGTAGGCGTACTCATCAGCACGGGACTGGTTGGTACGGCCCTGTACTACGCGGCCGACGGGCTGGGCTACGAGCTGCCTTACACGCTATGCCTGCTGTTTGGCGCGCTGATTTCACCCACCGACCCGGTGGCGGTGCTGGGTATTCTGGCCCGCTTTGATCTGCCCGAACAGATAAAGACAAACATCGTCGGCGAATCGCTCTTCAACGACGGCGTGGGGGTTGTGATATTCGCGACGCTCTACCAGCTGGTCGAGTCGGGATCGACGCATCTTGACCCCGGCAAAACACTGCTGTTTTTTTTGGAAGAAGCGGGTGGCGGAGTGCTGCTGGGACTGGCAATCGGCTACGGTATGTACTGGCTGCTGCGCTCGGTAAACGAATACCAGACGGAGGTGCTCATCACGGTGGCCGGCGTCATGGGCGGTTACCTAATGGCTCGGCATCTGCACGTGTCGGGACCGCTGGCCATGGTGGTGGCGGGGCTGCTGGTGGGCGATCAGGCCCGCGAAGATGCGCTGAGCCACACCACTGAAGAGTACCTCGACAAGTTCTGGGAGCTAATCGACAGCATACTTAACGCCCTGCTGTTCGTGCTGATCGGGCTGGAGCTGCTGGTTATTCCGTTTGAGCGGGCGTATCTGATGCTTTCACTGCTGGCCGTTCTAATCACGTTGCTTGCCCGTTATCTGTCTATCCTGATTCCGGTGTCGCTGGCCCGGCGCTGGATCGATCTGGGGCCGGAAGCCCCCGTCATGCTAACGTGGGGCGGGCTGCGCGGGGGGCTATCCATCGCCATGGCGCTCTCCATCGACAACACCATACCCCACAAAGATATCATCGTAACGATCACTTACGCCGTCGTGCTATTCTCCGTGCTCGGGCAGGGCCTGACCATGGAGCGACTCATCCGGCGGCTGTATCCGTAAACCGTAAACTGTATCTTTTATGAAGACAAAACTACGTCAACTCTGGAAGTTGCTGACCGACTCGCTCTGGTTCATACCGGGGCTGATGATTATAAGCTCAATGGCGCTTGGGCTTGGGCTGGTAGAACTGGAAGTGTACTACCCGCTTCACGGCGGCAACGAGTACCCGCTGCTGTTTGGCGTCGGGGCCGACGGGTCGCGCGGTATGTTGTCGGCCATTGCCAGCTCGATGCTAACCGTCGCGGGCCTGAGTTTTACCCTGACCCTGTCGGCCATTTCGCAGGTCAGTAGTCAGTACTCACCCCGGCTGTTGCGCAACTTCATGAAAGACCGGATCAACCAGTTTGTGATGGGGTATTTTACGGGCTCCTTTGCCTACTGCCTCATTGTGCTGCGTACCATCCGGGGCGGTGATGAAGTCACGTTTGTGCCGTCGATTGCGGTGCTGGCGGGACTGCTGCTGGCGCTGGGTGGGGTGCTGGCCCTGATTCTGTTTATTCACCACATTGCCGAGTCGATGCAGGTCGGAACGATCATCTACAAAATCATGGATGAAACAACCGACGCTATCGACAAACTTTTTCCGCAGGAACTGGGCGAGCCGGTCGTATCGGCCACGCTGAACGAGAAGGCTAAGCGACTGCTGAACGAGCCGGACGGCTGGACAATAGTGTCGGCGTCGCGGTCGGGGTATTTGCAAGAGGTCGACAGCGTGCGATTGCTCGACTGGGCCGTTGAACACAAGATGATCGTGCGGCTGGAGCACGATACGGGCTATTTTATCGGTAAAGGGCTACCGATGCTCAGCGTCCGGCCGGTCGACGGACGGGGCGTTGCTGGCAAA is part of the Spirosoma rhododendri genome and encodes:
- a CDS encoding TIGR00341 family protein; protein product: MTPADKHSTTSPAPPGLWFAFRRFLHDRFSLDEDKDDEAAIIQSISRGIEFRGINLWTLIFAIFIASIGLNVNSTAVIIGAMLISPLMGPIMGIGLGVGINDLDMILRAMKNLAIAVLFSLITSTLYFLVSPLHVAQSELLARTSPSVWDTFIAFFGGLAGIVAGSRREKISNVVPGVAIATALMPPLCTAGYGVATGNLIYFAGAFYLFLINSVCISLSTFLIVRFLGYQQKPYPSAQVERRVRTTIWAAVVVAIVPSTYLGYQLVRKTIFEQNAKRFVDAEINSQSRQLIGYKARFNRKLPTLELTLVGESLPADSLAKLKASMPRYDLNNTNLVVKQGNFKDANVDVDAITSTITDQVIQYSQASIARKDQTIDSLRRQIERTNLSRLPVADLRDELKTLMPDIRTFTASRALLMTATSARPDTLLLVYARFSRPHSTAEKQRIENWLRSRTKSPRVKLIVE
- a CDS encoding cation:proton antiporter, producing the protein MAFFDLFTILLVIAAAFAYLNTRLLKLPGAIGVMAVSLAFSALLLVFNSLIPDAFATIREAIAGIDFYKLLFNVMLSLLLFAGAFHTDASKLRVERRSVMLFAFVGVLISTGLVGTALYYAADGLGYELPYTLCLLFGALISPTDPVAVLGILARFDLPEQIKTNIVGESLFNDGVGVVIFATLYQLVESGSTHLDPGKTLLFFLEEAGGGVLLGLAIGYGMYWLLRSVNEYQTEVLITVAGVMGGYLMARHLHVSGPLAMVVAGLLVGDQAREDALSHTTEEYLDKFWELIDSILNALLFVLIGLELLVIPFERAYLMLSLLAVLITLLARYLSILIPVSLARRWIDLGPEAPVMLTWGGLRGGLSIAMALSIDNTIPHKDIIVTITYAVVLFSVLGQGLTMERLIRRLYP
- a CDS encoding DUF2254 domain-containing protein, producing MKTKLRQLWKLLTDSLWFIPGLMIISSMALGLGLVELEVYYPLHGGNEYPLLFGVGADGSRGMLSAIASSMLTVAGLSFTLTLSAISQVSSQYSPRLLRNFMKDRINQFVMGYFTGSFAYCLIVLRTIRGGDEVTFVPSIAVLAGLLLALGGVLALILFIHHIAESMQVGTIIYKIMDETTDAIDKLFPQELGEPVVSATLNEKAKRLLNEPDGWTIVSASRSGYLQEVDSVRLLDWAVEHKMIVRLEHDTGYFIGKGLPMLSVRPVDGRGVAGKLTDGECDDLQDCLQLGRYRTVEQDVRFGIQQLVDVAIKALSPGINDTTTAIMAIDHLGVVIGRLVTRPFPSPFRTDGTQLLVLTRSAQFDQMMADAFDLIRISGKANHAVFLTLLRTFDKLAGQTHDSDRLMIIRRHAALVREFSDKTLETRYEKEVVNSL